A single region of the Lotus japonicus ecotype B-129 chromosome 4, LjGifu_v1.2 genome encodes:
- the LOC130712657 gene encoding uncharacterized protein LOC130712657: MGEMEVIELDHDFYIIQFSNMADYAHIFNGGPWVIMGHYLIIQQWQPGFFPEEGVPGKVAVWVRIPKFPVEMYGKRFLWRIGNHLGQMIRIDEHTLKIAKDGGQSTVGNERCKFARICVEVDLRKALVAKFNMNDQVYKVEYEGLNLICFHCGRFGHRHEIFPLSTLPQGVEAAQGERPVAQSQAPAAAAEDSQSFGDWMIVKREKRKGGVMAKSKGGGVNAQAVPYLNTNYNKKGGSRFNALHNHGETSNEAGAGSLEENVEIIAINDDAIKGADPKAYHGLFFEKTMPIIANNERSSQNKGNIPSAAGPEVNAAIPSNVDQVVVNPNLTAEARGDSSKVAAGVNHNNTRPIHHAAARGAGAKGFPLLLKDLIRRHSISCIALFETRVSGVRARSIIRKLDFQGVHVEEAVGFSGGIWLRWDTNVLTIDVLSSHRQFVHTKVSFLEDHQQALATFVYGSPQPSMRDYLWESLVSIVSAQDIPWIVIGDFNAYQEASDKFGGAGLNLHSMQRFNSCLLSCGLSDMGFKGPPFTWEGRGVKERIDRGVCNPQWVHTFPESVVLHLPQLKSDHKPLLLAVSGIVEHRAFSRPFRFQAGWLTHDDFPRLMNTSWDPAGGWLENASNFRDATTTWNDDVFGQIFHRKRRLMKRLEGINNRLSMTFDRGLEKLQKTLWQEYNTVLLQEELFCAQKSRFLWFKFGDRNSKFFHTATLIRRKRNKIEALIDDDGNLLTDFDDLQVFTVNFFRRSYMDDGGGSSLATSSTFPSMAAGKLALVQSTILAAEVKDAIFSMGPLKAPGPDGLQAAFFQSQWAQVGDSVTSFVLKCFEDPSLVSKVNDTLLVLIPKVDAPDRISQFRPISLCNVIYKTVTKIITNRLRRIMGELVAPNQCSFVPGRHSSDNIVIAQEVFHSMRFLKRRLGWLAIKVDLEKAYDRLKWSFLLETLQLIGLNDHLCTVIMSCVSSYRFQVLFNGGRSSSFSPQRGLRQGDPLSPYLFVLCMERLAHSIGDAVSSGAWKPIKLSRNGPPISHLFFADDLLLFGEATVAQMECVMGCLNGFCSASGMKVSIPKTRLMVSKNVGAVVTKELSDISAIGLTSDLGRYLGVPLAHQRVKASSYQYILDRTQKRLSSWRSQMLNFAGRVTLAKSVIPALPTYSMQTSLLPKEVCGKLEKIQRDFIWGTGDMTHGAHSIAWPKLCCSKQDGGLGLRRMYDFNKSLVMKLGWGLVSNPDALWARVLRDKYSCGSDAIPTVQRKSSESHVWRAIRSTWPDLEGNLRWRIGDGNTVRFWYDKWVFSGTVLINHALVDIPAAEAVRTVADYYDHMQGRWKISDLSFLLPGVVLAEVIAMPPPSLSIGSDQVCWGLTSDGLFSSRSAYEASGAARVHHQQLDWRKLWRWKGPYKITHFLWRLANDGLWVNHKRWQSRMTGSASCPLCGDCDETGIHLFRGCLHVKPLWLQVADHACFPRFFHLNLPEWIHGYLDASFCTPGASGTLDFGFLLWAIWKARADVVFNGAGFNLRQIVESAARFQVELTASESDVEQLLRQSATSRPSPAATVTWHPPSELWFKFNVDGSVCQATSAAGCGGVCRDSNGQWVFGFSRNLGLSNVFWSELWGIFTALHMSLARGLGKVIVESDSLAAITLVNGGCERTHPYASLVLQIRELMQKDWEVICRHTLREANQVADCLANMAHSLALGHHVYDAPHPRCRDLLFFDVMGVAYPRQFRS; encoded by the exons ATGGGAGAGATGGAGGTCATTGAGTTGGATCATGACTTCTATATCATTCAATTTAGCAACATGGCTGACTATGCTCATATTTTCAATGGGGGGCCATGGGTTATCATGGGCCACTATTTGATCATTCAACAATGGCAACCAGGTTTCTTTCCTGAAGAGGGCGTCCCGGGGAAGGTAGCGGTGTGGGTTCGCATCCCAAAATTCCCGGTGGAGATGTATGGCAAGCGCTTCCTGTGGCGCATCGGTAACCACCTTGGACAAATGATACGCATTGACGAACACACATTGAAAATTGCTAAGGATGGTGGCCAATCTACAGTGGGTAATGAGAGGTGCAAGTTTGCCAGGATCTGTGTCGAGGTTGACCTGCGAAAGGCTCTGGTAGCGAAGTTCAACATGAATGATCAAGTGTATAAGGTTGAATACGAAGGCTTAAATCTCATATGTTTCCATTGCGGCAGGTTTGGTCATCGTCACGAAATTTTCCCTCTCTCTACTTTGCCCCAAGGAGTGGAGGCTGCTCAGGGGGAGAGGCCGGTGGCCCAATCTCAAGCcccggcggcggcggcggaggaTTCACAATCCTTTGGAGATTGGATGATTGTCAAGAGAGAGAAACGGAAAGGAGGTGTCATGGCGAAATCTAAGGGAGGTGGAGTTAATGCTCAAGCGGTTCCTTATTTGAATACCAATTATAATAAAAAAGGTGGGTCCAGGTTTAATGCCTTGCATAATCACGGGGAGACTAGTAATGAAGCAGGGGCGGGATCTTTGGAGGAAAATGTGGAAATTATAGCCATTAATGATGATGCCATAAAGGGAGCGGATCCTAAGGCATATCATGGgctattttttgaaaaaactaTGCCAATCATTGCCAATAATGAGCGGTCATCTCAAAATAAGGGGAATATTCCCTCAGCTGCGGGCCCGGAGGTTAATGCTGCTATTCCTTCAAACGTGGACCAGGTTGTTGTTAATCCAAACCTAACTGCTGAGGCACGTGGGGATAGTAGTAAGGTGGCGGCTGGGGTAAACCATAATAACACACGACCCATCCATCATGCTGCTGCTAG AGGAGCTGGAGCTAAGGGTTTTCCCTTGCTGTTAAAGGATTTGATAAGAAGACATTCTATCTCTTGTATTGCTTTGTTTGAAACAAGAGTGAGTGGTGTTAGAGCTAGGAGTATTATTAGGAAACTTGATTTTCAGGGTGTGCATGTTGAGGAAGCAGTGGGTTTTTCTGGTGGTATTTGGCTGCGGTGGGACACTAACGTATTGACTATTGATGTTCTCTCTTCCCATCGTCAATTTGTCCATACCAAGGTGTCCTTCCTAGAGGACCATCAACAGGCTCTAGCAACCTTTGTTTATGGGAGTCCTCAACCTTCTATGCGTGATTATCTTTGGGAGAGCTTGGTTTCTATTGTCTCTGCTCAGGATATTCCTTGGATAGTCATTGGTGACTTCAATGCTTACCAAGAGGCTTCTGACAAATTTGGAGGGGCAGGTTTGAACCTTCATTCTATGCAGCGATTTAACTCTTGCTTGCTTTCTTGTGGCCTCTCTGATATGGGCTTTAAAGGCCCACCGTTTACTTGGGAAGGTAGGGGCGTGAAAGAGCGGATTGATCGTGGCGTTTGTAATCCTCAATGGGTGCACACTTTCCCTGAATCGGTTGTTCTCCACCTCCCTCAGTTAAAGTCCGATCACAAGCCTCTTCTTCTCGCTGTTTCAGGCATTGTTGAGCATCGGGCCTTCTCTCGTCCTTTCCGCTTCCAGGCGGGATGGCTTACTCATGATGACTTTCCTAGGTTAATGAACACTTCCTGGGATCCAGCTGGTGGTTGGTTAGAGAATGCTTCGAATTTCAGGGATGCAACTACTACTTGGAATGATGATGTTTTTGGCCAGATTTTTCACAGGAAGCGTCGCCTCATGAAGCGCTTGGAAGGAATAAACAATCGGTTGAGTATGACCTTTGATCGGGGTCTGGAAAAATTGCAAAAAACTCTTTGGCAGGAATATAATACGGTTCTCCTTCAGGAGGAATTGTTTTGTGCCCAGAAGTCGAGATTCCTTTGGTTCAAATTTGGCGATAGGAATTCTAAGTTTTTCCACACCGCCACATTAATTCGCcggaaaagaaacaaaattgaAGCCCTCATAGACGATGATGGTAATTTACTAACCGATTTTGATGATTTGCAGGTCTTTACTGTTAACTTCTTCAGACGGAGCTATATGGATGATGGTGGCGGCTCATCCCTGGCCACATCTTCCACGTTTCCTTCCATGGCAGCAGGCAAGTTGGCTTTAGTTCAATCGACTATTCTTGCGGCTGAGGTTAAAGATGCCATTTTTAGTATGGGTCCGTTGAAGGCCCCGGGCCCTGATGGTCTCCAGGCGGCCTTTTTCCAGTCCCAATGGGCTCAAGTGGGGGATTCTGTGACTAGTTTCGTTCTGAAATGCTTTGAGGATCCATCACTTGTCAGCAAAGTTAATGATACTCTTCTAGTCCTGATCCCTAAAGTTGATGCCCCTGATCGGATCTCTCAGTTTAGACCTATATCTTTGTGTAATGTGATTTATAAAACAGTCACTAAGATCATCACTAATAGATTGAGAAGGATCATGGGTGAGCTTGTGGCACCTAATCAGTGTAGCTTTGTACCAGGGAGACATAGTTCTGATAACATTGTTATTGCTCAGGAAGTGTTTCACTCCATGCGCTTTCTGAAGCGGAGACTTGGGTGGCTAGCTATCAAGGTTGACTTGGAAAAGGCCTATGATAGGCTTAAGTGGTCCTTTCTGTTGGAGACTCTTCAACTCATTGGCCTGAATGACCATCTATGCACTGTTATTATGAGTTGTGTTTCTTCTTACAGATTCCAGGTATTGTTTAATGGTGGGAGATCTTCTTCTTTTAGCCCTCAACGAGGCTTGAGGCAAGGGGATCCTCTGTCACCCTATCTGTTTGTGCTTTGCATGGAAAGATTGGCCCATAGTATTGGGGATGCAGTGAGCTCGGGAGCCTGGAAACCTATCAAGCTTTCTCGCAATGGACCGCCCATCTCTCACCTCTTTTTTGCTGATGATCTCCTTCTCTTTGGTGAAGCTACAGTGGCTCAGATGGAGTGTGTTATGGGCTGCCTGAATGGCTTCTGTTCAGCTTCAGGGATGAAAGTTAGTATCCCTAAAACTCGCTTGATGGTGTCCAAGAATGTTGGGGCGGTGGTGACTAAAGAGCTCTCTGACATCTCCGCCATTGGATTGACCTCTGACTTAGGTCGTTATCTTGGTGTTCCGCTAGCTCATCAGCGGGTAAAGGCTTCTAGCTATCAATACATTCTAGATAGAACCCAGAAGCGTCTTTCCTCTTGGCGATCTCAGATGTTGAATTTTGCTGGGCGAGTAACCCTTGCTAAGTCAGTCATTCCTGCCCTCCCCACGTACAGTATGCAAACAAGTCTCCTTCCTAAAGAGGTTTGTGGGAAGCTTGAGAAGATTCAGAGAGACTTTATTTGGGGTACTGGTGACATGACTCATGGAGCTCACTCTATTGCTTGGCCCAAGCTTTGCTGCTCTAAGCAAGACGGTGGCCTAGGGCTCCGTCGTATGTATGATTTTAATAAGTCCCTTGTCATGAAGTTGGGCTGGGGTTTAGTGTCCAATCCGGATGCGCTCTGGGCTCGAGTGTTGCGTGATAAGTACTCTTGCGGAAGCGATGCAATTCCTACTGTCCAACGGAAGAGTAGTGAATCTCACGTGTGGCGTGCAATTAGGAGCACTTGGCCAGATTTGGAAGGTAATCTCCGCTGGAGAATAGGTGATGGTAACACAGTACGGTTTTGGTATGATAAATGGGTGTTTTCTGGCACCGTGTTAATCAATCATGCTTTGGTTGACATCCCAGCAGCTGAGGCCGTGAGAACTGTTGCAGATTACTATGATCACATGCAAGGGAGATGGAAAATTTCTGATCTCTCCTTTCTTCTCCCTGGAGTCGTGCTCGCGGAAGTCATAGCTATGCCTCCTCCATCTCTTTCTATTGGGTCTGACCAGGTTTGTTGGGGTCTCACGAGTGATGGGCTGTTTTCCTCCCGTTCAGCTTATGAGGCCTCTGGTGCGGCTAGGGTGCATCACCAGCAGCTTGATTGGAGGAAACTTTGGAGATGGAAAGGACCCTACAAGATCACCCACTTCCTCTGGCGGCTTGCGAATGATGGGTTATGGGTTAACCATAAGCGTTGGCAATCGAGGATGACAGGAAGCGCATCTTGTCCTCTGTGTGGGGATTGTGATGAAACTGGGATTCATCTCTTCAGGGGCTGCCTTCATGTTAAACCCCTCTGGTTGCAGGTGGCTGATCATGCTTGCTTTCCCAGGTTTTTTCACCTGAATCTCCCCGAGTGGATCCATGGCTATCTCGACGCCTCCTTTTGTACCCCGGGTGCTTCCGGGACTCTGGACTTTGGGTTCCTTCTCTGGGCTATTTGGAAAGCTAGGGCTGATGTAGTCTTCAATGGCGCGGGCTTCAACCTTCGTCAGATTGTGGAATCAGCGGCGCGCTTTCAGGTTGAGCTTACGGCCAGCGAGAGTGATGTTGAGCAGCTTCTTCGCCAATCCGCAACGTCCCGTCCATCGCCGGCAGCTACTGTGACTTGGCACCCTCCTTCTGAGCTTTGGTTTAAGTTTAACGTAGATGGTTCTGTTTGTCAAGCTACTAGTGCAGCGGGGTGTGGAGGAGTCTGTAGAGACTCGAATGGCCAGTGGGTCTTCGGTTTCAGCAGGAATTTGGGGCTTTCAAATGTGTTTTGGAGTGAATTATGGGGGATTTTCACTGCTCTTCATATGTCTTTGGCTCGTGGTCTTGGGAAGGTGATTGTTGAGAGTGACTCTCTCGCTGCAATTACTCTAGTCAATGGTGGCTGCGAGAGAACTCACCCATATGCGTCGCTAGTTTTACAAATCCGGGAGTTGATGCAGAAGGACTGGGAAGTTATTTGTAGGCACACTCTGCGTGAGGCGAACCAGGTCGCTGACTGTTTAGCCAATATGGCTCACTCCTTGGCTCTAGGCCACCATGTCTATGATGCCCCCCATCCTCGTTGTAGGGATTTGTTGTTCTTTGATGTAATGGGTGTTGCTTACCCGCGGCAGTTTCGCTCGTAG